The nucleotide sequence ATTTTCTACAAATAATGCACACACTGCTactattattttagttttgattATTGGCCCTAGAGGAGGATGGTCTAATGGGAGATCAAATACTATATTGTTATGCTTACAAAGTTAAAACACACATACAGTGTTTCTTAAATCGTGCGGCAGCCATTTTCTTTTTGAGTTACGACCGCCTGAACATTAAGTTATCTCAACAATCATTGTTTGAGCAAAATCCTTTAATAGACGTTATTGACTTCCGCCCACCTTTTGTTTGGGGATACAATACATTTTAACTGAACTCGGTTGGATGGAAATGCATACGTTATCTAAAACCTTCACATTTCTCAAGACTTTACATATACTGACGTACATGTAACCGTGCATCCCGGACTGAATTACTATTCCCGGATACGTCTGGCTATCAAATAAGGACAGTTATTTCTTAAATGGGACAATAAAAGACTGAACTTTTATGTGTTATTATTTCCATATAGCGAAAATGAGCGTTAAAGTCTGCGACATTTAGCGTTAAAGATGATACATATATATTGTCCGTAGTTTTGCGATATCAAGCGTTTGTTTCGACATTTTACGTCAGCCTTCCAACTTTTGAAGTCAAGGGCGACATTTAACTTTCCTACATTTACGACATTACCGGTGCTTAGTCGGTTTAATTTTGTATCTTTTTGCAGTTATATTGATCACATAAAAGACTAAATTACACATCAAAACAGTGTTCACCTTTCAAAATGCAAATTTTAATACCAAGCAGTACGTACCATTTCCCCGCACGATGACGCTTTCTATTTGAAATACTCCACCCAAGTCAACCTCCCAAGATGCATCTGAGGATGTAGTTTCCGTGCACGTGCTCATGTTGCCATCGTTACCACATGCCGCCGCGCGACCGTTAGCCGTGTCGGTTTGTTTTGAGTTCTTCCCAACGGCAACGTTATGAGCTGTCAAAACCCGATTGTTCATTAAATTCAGCAACAAAAACTTATAACAGAACTACTCTGGAAACGTATTAATTAAGCCAAAATAAATGTTCACttaactattttttaatatcaaagTGTTATGGTATTGTAAacgtatttttttatgaaactgcaGACTTTCACCTCACTTCACTGTGTAACAATAATTGTTTGAGCAAAATCCTCAAAAAGACGTAATTGACTTCCGCCCACCTTTTGTTTGGGGATGCAATACATTTTAACTGAACTCGGTTTGTTGGAAAGCATACGTTATCTAAAACCTTCACACTGACCACATTAGCCGACTGCTGGAGTTTGTGTTGAAGACAGAGCATCGTTAAACTATTAAAACAGACTAGTATTGTAAGCATTTCAGGTTGATATCTAATCTACATGATATAACAGTTTGTTTGAAAGTAATCTTCTTGTctgttttttaatacattttaagttcAGATGGATTCACATGATTCGATATTTGTCTTCAGCAGTTCCTAGTTGCAAAATAAATGTAAGCATAACGCAAAACGGTAGCTTTTGTTGCTGTCAAGGTtggtatttttattaaaataaatgtaaaggttAAATATATGAGTACAGATATTATATTAAAATCTAAAAGCTCTAACAAAAGTACGAGCTGGACGTTTCGACAATTGGTGGTAATACTTCGACATGGTGAtggaaattaaaatcaaacaataataactgTTCAAACAAACATAGAAAGTTACATATTCGAAAGAAAGCATATAAGCAATTGTTTTTCTATTGGTAGAACATGATCCCAAAACTGTACCATGATAATAGACAAGAGTGTTGCCATATTTTGAAACTGAATAGTTTTTATCATAAAAGCACAGGCAATATAACACAGAGTCGAAATGATCATTGTAAGCTGCATTCAGTGCTGGGGCTAGTGTTGTGAAAAGAGCAAAAGTGAACTATTAAAGcgggaaaatattattttaattcattaatggtcgatatgtttggtatttttatattaaagtgATGTCAAAACTATTTGTTTTGATTTAACTTCTTAGTGCCATTTGACATATGTATTAAGAACAGATCGATAAACATGATTCGATAATTGTGTCCAGCAGTTTATAGTTGCAAAATAAATTAACGCGTAGCGCATATATTCATCCACAAAACGGTAGCTTTTGGTCCTGTTTAAATAAGTGTTTTGATTAAATTAAGGGAGAGGTTTACTATTTAGAGTAACAATATAATATTGAAGTTGCAAATTCGTTAAGACGATCACCATCTGATCTGTTCGACAGTTGATGGAAATTTAATTGGTAATAATgattaaaatttatatcatatataGACTTTTTAACAAACGAATGTTTAGATTTTACAAATGCTACCTTTAACACATTCCGATATGTTCGTCCAATGACCATTTTGACATCGACTGACTACGATATTGTCGTCTCGGGGACTGTATCCGGTGTCGCAAGTCAAATTTCGAGTTGCACCTTCAAACAGAGAGTCTCCAGTAACGTTCCCTTTGCTGTTGTTCTCAAAAGGAGGGCAGTCTACAAAATGAGCAGTTTCCAAAGACAGCATATATACAACACTTGTGTTTTCAAAGAGGGGGGCAATAGTCTCACAACTGTGCTATAATTGACAAGTGCGTTGCCATATGTTTACATTGAATAATTTGTATCAACAGCACGGATAATTAAGCAAAGAGTAAAACTGACCATAGTAGCCGACTGTTTGGGGCTTGTGTTGAAAACAGAGCATCATTAAACTATTAAAACAGACTAGTATTGTAAGAATTTCAGGTTGATATCTAATCTACATGACTTTCACCTCACTTCACTGTGTAACAATAATTGTTTGAGCAAAATCCTTAAAAAGACGTAATTGAATTCCGCCCACCTTTTGTTTGGGGATACAATACATTTTAACTGAACTCGGTTTGTTGGAAAGCATACGTTATCTAAAACCTTGACACTGACCACATTAGCCGACTGCTGGGGTTGGTGTTGAAGACAGAGCATCGTTAAACTATTAAAGCAGACTAGTATTGTAAGCATTTCAGGTTGATATCTAATCTACATGATATAACAGTTTGTTTGAAAGTAATCTTCTTGTctgttttttaacacattttaagttCAGATGGATTCACATGATTCGATATTTGTCTTCAGCAGTTCCTAGTTGCAAAATAAATGTAAGCATAACGCAAAACGGTAGCTTTTCTTGCTGTCAAGGTcggatttttaattaaaataaatgtaaaggttaaatatatgagtacagatattatattaaaatgtaaatgctCTAACAAAATTACGATCTGGACGTTTCGACAATTGGTGGTAATACTTCGACATGGTGAtggaaattaaaatcaaacaataataactgTTCAAACAAACATAGAAAGTTACATATTCGAAAGAAAGCATATAAGCAATTGTTTTTCTATTGGTAGAACATGATCCCAAAACTGTACCATGATAATAGACAAGAGTGTTGCCATATTTTGAAACTGAATAGTTTTTATCATAAAAGCACAGGCAATATAACACAGAGTCGAAATGATCATTGTAAGCTGCATTCAGTGCTGGGGCTAGTGTTGTGAAAAGAGCAAAAGTGAACTATTAAAGcgggaaaatattattttaattcattaatggtcgatatgtttggtatttttatattaaagtgATGTCAAAACTATTTGTTTTGATTTAACTTCTTAGTGCcatttgaaatatgtattaaGAACAGATCGATTAACATGATTCGATAATTGTGTCCAGCAGTTTGTAGTTGCAAAATAAATTAACGCGTAGCGCATATATTCATCCACAAAACGGTAGCTTTTGGTCCTGTTTAAATAAGTGTTTTGATTAAATTAAGGGAGAGGTTTACTATTTAGAGTAACAATATAATATTGAAGTTGCAAATTCGTTAAGACGATCACCATCTGATCTGTTCGACAGTTGATGGAAATTTAATTGGTAATAATgattaaaatttatatcatatataGACTTTTTAACAAACGAATGTTTAGATTTCACAAATGCTACCTTTAACACATTCCGTTATGTTCGTCCAATGACCATTTTGACATCGACTGACTACGATATTGTCGTCTCGGGGACTGTATCCGGTGTTGCAAGTCAAATTTCTAGTTGCACCTTCAAACAGAGAGTCTCCAGTAACGTTCCCTTTGCTGTTGTTCTCAAAAGGAGGGCAGTCTACAAAATGAGCAGTTTCCAAAGACAGCATATATACAACACTTGTGTTTTCAAAGAGGGGCAATAGTCTCACAACTGTGCTATAATTGACAAGTGCGTTGCCATATGTTTACATTGAATAATTTGTATCAACAGCACGGATAATTTAGCAAAGAGTAAAACTGACCATATTAGCCGACTGCTGGGGGCTTGTGTTGAAAACAGAGCATCGTTAAACTATTAAAACAGACTAGTATTGCAAGCATTTAAGGTTGATATCTTATCAACATGATATTACAGTTTGTTTGAAAGTAAACTTCTTGTCTGTTTAGTAAAAACATTTTAAGTTCTGATGGATTTACATGATTCGATATTTGTCTTCAGCAGTTCCTAGTTGCAAAATAAATGTAAGCATAGCGCAAAACTGTAGTTTTTGTTTCTGTCAAGgtcgttgttttaattaaaataattgttaaggttGAATATATGAgtacatatattatattcaaaatgTAAATGCTCTAACAAAATTAAAATCTGGCCTTTTCGACAACTGGTGGTAATACTTTGACATGGTGAtggaaataaaaatcaaacaatacCAACTGTACAAAAAACGTTTAATTTTGTAATTGCTACCTTTAATACATTCCGTTATTTTTGTCCATTGGCCATTTTGACAAAGACTCAATACAGCATTTCTGTCTCGGGGACTGTATCCGGGATTGCAAGTCAAATTTCTTGTTGCACCTTCGAACAGAGTGTCTCCTTCAACTTTCCCGTTGTTGATGTTCTCAAAAGTAGGGCACACTACAAAGGAACAATTTCCAATGACAGCGAATACAAAAATCAAAAGAGGGCAATTATCTAGTTCCTTAATTGGAATGTGCGTTGAAATATTTTAGAGATGAATAGTTTATCATAAAGACACAGACAATTTAACCAATAGTAAAATGTCCATGTAAGCTGCATGAAGTGCTAAGGTTAATGTAGGGAACAGAGCATCGGTATGCTATTTAGGCCGAATGGtattatttgaatgtatttatgGTCGGCAtttgatatataattaaaatgttttcactattttgtaaGAACATTTTTTAAAGGCTTGTGTGAACTATGTGCCCAAGGAATAGGCTGATGCGATATTTGTCTCAAGACGTTTCTAGGTTCGTAATAAACAACGCGTTGCGCATTTACCCAACCCCAAAACGATATCTTTTGTTCCTGTCAAAATCGGTGTTTACTTAAATGAATGTAAAGGTTTAATAATTTGCGTAACGATATAATATTTAAGTTGCAAATGCTTTAAGAAGATTACGATCGGACCTTTTCATCAAATAGTGGAAATTTACTTGGTCATGATGAAGGAAATTCAAATCAAAAATTcactttcataaaattaaaaatctaACATTCACAAAGATACCTATAGCACACTCCGTAATTTTCGTCCATTGGCTATTTTTACATTGGCTCACAACGTTATTTCTGTCTCGAGGACTGTATCCGGGGTGGCAGGTCAAATTCTTAGTGGCACCTTCAAGCAGAGATTCTCCAACCACTTTCCCGTTCTTTTTGTTCTCGAACGGAGGGCACACTATAACGGAACAGTTTCCATAGACAGCacagttttgtttaaaattttaatgGCACTGATTTTAAACATATTCCTACATTAAGACGTGTTTAGCCATATTATAATTTGAATACTTTTATTTACACAACCACAAACAAAAATTATCATTCAATGCGTGTTAACAATGAAGGATGGTGTGGGTTACATAATATTTGTAGCTATTACAGCGGACCAATATTGTATATGCAATCGTTTTCAGTATAGTTTATGTTATGTGTATGTTCTAAATCTCTGTTTTTAAGTTAATATCTTAATCTTATTTAGCATATGTAAAAAGTACAAATGGATAAACAGAATTGGGCGTGGGTCTCAAGAACTAAACACTACTGGTATGTTGTCACAATATGGTCTTCATTATTTCCGAAATAATCTATTCAGTAATTCTTCTTCTTTTATGACACGATTTAAACGTATAATATAAATTACTTTCAAATTATTGCAACATGCATGTGTGtctgtattgtttaacatgtttaaaactaTAAGGGAAATATGTACCTTTGTATTGGAGACAAATACTggtatttattgaatatttacatatttgcaaTGTGAATGAGTTGATAGAATGATAATTAGGTGGGATATACTGATCGATTATATAAACATTTCGGAACGTTGAATATTAGttcatttataatgtttatttgtaaaatatgtcgtTGTCTTCGACTATTGGAATTTTCACATCTGACAATTGCTATTTGGTTTCACGAGGACTGTAGCATCCTTTGAAGGTCAATTATGTAGTGTTTGTTTACGCAGTTAAAGAGTCGGTTGGAATCACCTTTCAATGAACATGTGCATTACCTTTATACTGTACCATTAGGTAACGCTGGTACATGTGTGAtgaaaaacaatatcttaataTATCAATATCTGTGAGCCGTTGTTTGTAGCTTGATTGGTTAGATGTAACTGAAAACGGCCGCTGCAAAATTTTGTATTTCAGCATATAAATGGACAACCTgtttgccatatatatatatatatatatatagttttattgCACAGAGCTAAAATACCACAAAACATTTACCGAATGTATTTTACTTGCTGAATAAAAGAAATATACCATCTGTACGACAAATTTCTGAAAATCCTGACGATAACTCACATTTTTGCGAAGTTTCTGTAGATACAGACGGAGTCTGGTCACCACATTTTTTCTTGAcctttattaataaaaaacacaaatgtttacattaaactaaaattatcatatcaagggctgtttgtaaaacatgcatgcccccctatatgggctataagtagtagtagcagccattgtgtgaatacgtttttgtcactgtgaatggtggtggtggtggtggtggtggtggtggtggtggtggtggtggtggtggtggtggtggtggtggtggtggtggtggtggtggtggtggtggtggtggtggtggtagcagaagaaatagtagtagtagtactagtagtagtagtagtagtagtagtagtagtagtagtagtagaagtagtagtagagtagtagtagaagtagtagtagtagtagtagtagtagtagtagtagtagtagtagtagtcgtagtagtagtagtagtagtagttgtagtagtagtagtagtagtagtagtagtagtagtagtagtagtagaagtagtagtaatagattagtagtagtagtaggtggttgtagcagaagaaatagtagtagtagtcgaagtggtagtagtagtagtagtagtagtagtagtagtagtagtagtagtagtagtagtagtatcagaagtagtagtagtagtagtagtagtagtagtagtagtagtagtagtagtagtagtagtagtagtagtagtagtagtagtagtagtagtagtagtagtagtagtagaagtagtagtagtagtagtagtagtagtagtagtagtagtagtagtagcagtagaagtagtagtaatagtagtagtagtagtagtagtagtagtagtagtagtagtagtagtagtagtagtagtagtagtagtagtagtagtagtagtagtagtagaagtagtagtagtagtagtagcagcagcagcagcagcagcagcagcagcagtagtagtagtagtagtagtagtagtagtatgcattacaaaaatgctgttagccttacatttggtaaaatttaattatattacaagggaggcaaatctgtaacaataaatttaaacttattgcatttgtttcccctgtagtgtattacctcccctgtcctgcttatatttatattaatcaacaaaattaaacattaacacaatatttaatatacaaaatatacaaaaatctcatattctgataatatttttactgatccactgtattttactaaaaggatgatgcttaattggactgataattatagatttaggattacagaccagttgcttcagtaatattgttcagagtgtgccctgttgtccgcgtatgcattcttgaattatcattcaaaaaccattttactatttcgagtcaccgtgaccttgacctttgacctagtgacctcaaaatcaataggggtcatctgcgagtcatgatcaatgtacctatgaagtttcataatcctaggcccaagcgttcttgagttatcatccggaaaccacctggtggacggacgtaccgacacctggtggacggacgtaccgaccgacctaccgacatgagcaaagcaatataccccctcttcttcgaaggggggcataataaaaacatacacaaGTTAGCATTTCAATTTCATACATTAACACTTTTTAATAAACCATTCAAATTAAAATCAACGCTTTGACTATTTTTATTAGTTAGCAACGCAGTActacatacaattattaaaacaatgtaaaGCAAACGGTTCTATGACTTATTGCTTTAACGATGTGGCATCACGATAACTTAAAATATAGGAAACAGTAAACAacgaattaatttatttaaaaacaaaagatgtgttcatcagaaacacaatgccccctattgcgacgctttgaacaaaaaaaaataacctttgacattgaaggatgaccttgaccttgaacgtccaccactcaaaatgtgcagcttcatgagaacgccgctttgaacaaAAAATTTGTTTCGATtattgaccttgaatgatgaccttgaccttgaacttccaccactcaaaatgtgcagcttcgtgataacgccgctttgaaaaaaattgacctttgaccttgaaggatgaccttgaccttgaaggatgaccttgaccttgaacttccatcactcaaaatgtgcagcttctgtGAACgacgctttgatttatttttttacctttgactttgaaggatgaccttgaccttgaacttccaccactcaaaatgtgcaacttcatgagatacacatgcatgcaaaatatcaagctgctatcttcaatattgaaaaagttatggccaatgttaaaattttcggacggacagacgccatatatttgacatttgaccttgaaggattaccttgaccttcaccttttaccactcaaaatgttcagctccatgaggttCATacgcatgccaactatcaagtttctatcttcaataatgcaaaagttatggcaaacgttaaagcttttttcggacggacggacagactgacatacacacatacttacatactgacatactgactgatggacagttcaactgcattatgccaccctaccgagggcataaaaaattacttattttaatattgaaattatagtAATGTTCAACATCATCATGTAATTGTTATATTCGttgattaattattaaaaataatttaaaagtgattattaattgattattcAAAATAAATCGATTAAAAATGATTACAttagtatataacattttattgatCGGTGACTAATGATTTACAAACATTGGagtgttattatttgttaaaatgtaatcaacattttaaataattacgaAAAGGAATATTTTGTAGTAATTGTTAAGATTGGCAAAAGTGATTTGTAATCCATCAAGACTTCCAGACATACTGGTATTGCTGGTTTCAAAAAGCAATCAAAGGGGCTTGGGGTACATTTAACTGTACTTTTATATCAAAAGATAAATACATTTACAACTGCTACATAACTTCCATTAGATAACTGTGCAGTCTTGGCTACAAAGCTAGAGAATATGAATCGTAAGTTTCATTTGGAGGCATACCTGAAGATTAACTGAAACTGTTTGAAGCATTACAACTTATGGAAAATATGCTAAATTTGAATACCCCGGAGTTTATGATTAATCCTAACCTAGTGGGTTAAAGATAATTTACTTCATGAACTTTTATCCCTATACACCGGTGCTGAAAAGGCTACCCGGTCTATTAGCCGATTTTCTAAGAATATCATAATTGTTTGGAAATGATGTGAGCTGCGGCAAAGTTTTTACAAATTACCAAATCATATTCGGTCTTCCAATTATTCCTAGAAACATGTATTATGGAAATTAGACGAAAAACTGTGTAGTTCTCATCATATAGCTCAATTCACAAGGggaatataatttcattaaagaAAGTAATCGACTTCAAACATCGGTAAATGAAACTTTGAAGACTAATTTATTGATCTACACAATGAAATAGAAAATGCAcggtaataattattaaaatggaCTCTTATTCGTTATATAGCTAAATTGATAGAAGATGGGGAAAACCATTTACATTCTTGTCCTCACTTGAATCGAACCATTATGGCTGattgggtcaagttccccacgggtactacttccccgaaccaagggtacattgaagtatacttcaccgtgcaccgattttcaaataatacttttgggtaccccTGTATACTAACAGGTACtccatctttcctaataaaaaaatcgtacccaaaatttgtcaTACCCATTTTTTCCAGCCCTAAAGATATCCGGATTTAAAACATGAATTACGACcccaaaatgaaatatttttaaactgtttgtcCTGGATTTTAAACGGTACATGTGTCATTGTCAGACATGATAGAGGCATCAATCGAATAAACAGCAGAGTTTCAGTTCAGTCGATAATAGTACTATCCAAATTTGTGCTACgtgtcattataattatgttcgattctttcgttgaaATGTGGCATCAATTTTATTGATCCACGTCGGCTAAAACTTAATGTaaacgccattttgttcagtttaaGCCGCGTGATCCGATTCTTttcagatatgaaaaatcggcccggcaAAGCGGGTCGCTATTATTTATATTGGCACGTTAGATAGGAATAACGGCCGCTCACGAcgctatttattattatttatagtaacgatatgtaatattaatttatattacacAATGCAATTCAGCACTAAATTAACTTTCTAACttgcaatatattacaaataagatATACATACTTACAACTAAATTTATGTACCCAtcaaatatatgtaattaaaatTATCTGTATATAACATgcttgtatgtgtatatgtaataTTTTACCGAGAAAATACAATTATGCGCGCACACACACTATCAGTTTGTCGTTAGCGTTGTTTGTGCATTTTCCTTTTGCTTTCGTGTTTGGAAATATGTTTTGATGTTCTAAATCTAATAGAAGTTTCGTTATTTATGTTATAGTTCTTAATGTTGGTTATTGGTTATTGGTATCCCGATAAGGTTGAtattaatgatgtttttatttgaattgagtgattgctgcaacatgttttaataaaaatatatgattataAAAGCGTTAAATACTATGTTAATTTAGTTTTAAACGCTAAAATATTGCATGTAAAATAGTCGCGACAAGTCAGTTTTCTTTATCTGCaaattcataaataacaattaacacgAATGTAATAACATATAAGGGACTCTATgccatattataaaaataatgcatcAATGAATTACATAGATTTTAAGAACCAGATTGTTAACAAATCGAGACTCTTCGGTTCGTTCACAATTTAACCAtggtcttaaagggatcttttcacggtttggtaaattgacaaaattgaaaaaagttgtttcagattcgcaaattttcgttttagttatgatatttgtaaggaaaccgtattactgaacatttaccatagtccaatatagccattatatgtatcttttgacgattttaaaacctaaaaattataaagcgttgcaacgcgaaacgattgaataatttggagagttctgtttttgtcgttttaatgtacgaaactacgaagattgcttatataaggtataaaataccaaTGCTGTGtatgctcggcggaatagccgagagggctaatgcggactccgggggtcactggttcgagccctggtaccggctacttgttttccttgttttaatttattcttgattttttttctggagtttttaagatccaatgtttacatttatcaatataaagcatttaatgacaaacttcaaaatatgccaaaatctgtgaaaaggcccctttaaactattAAACTAATACAAATATTCGTTTTTTGAACTGCCGAAGAAAGTAATACATTCACACATTTTTGTCGCGTAACGGTTCTTCCAAGATGAAGAGCGAACTGTATTGTCAACGTAATATCAATGCTGGTTCTGATAATGCGTGAAACGATCACGCCTCTGACCAAAAATCGCGTTTGTGTAATTTCACTTAAGAAATCTAATATAAATGAAATTGGTTGCATTCACATCAGTTTTGATCTGGTTTAATTGCTAATCAACCGAAGTTAAATAGAATTTTGTTCTTAGTCGAAATAACGATAGCAATCAGCCGACCAATCTCGCCATGAATTCTTATGCTGATGTTTTAGTTAGTGTGGGTTTTTTTCACAACTTAAGCTATTAAATCCTACGACAGTCGGATTGGTTTCAGCAAATTGCTTACCAGATAAGAAAATATTGACGAAAATCAGCGTAAAGTGGACACAATCACCCTTAAATCAATAACAATCACTTGGCGGTTAAGCTGTCATAAAAAGAAGCGCAAGTAAATCGAAACAAGTCAGTGCTTTCTGTCTGAGAAGTACGAAAACATGTTCAACATTTCCGACTCCAGAAACAACAAAATTGCAAACGTAAAAGTGCATATAAAAAATCGGTTCCTGTAAATCATGATATTAAGCAAACTAACACCTTCTTAAAAGAAGATCTTAAAAGTCGGGAGATACTTTTTTGTTATTACCGAATAACTCGATACCTAAATAAACGTTTATATCAACTAGCGGAAGTAGCACTATCGATTATGTATAATTACATAAAAAACTACCCTTTATTACATTGTATAGTTTATGATAGTTGTCGTGTACACAACATGTGCATGttcagatatatttaaactttgtcGTTAATAAGCCAGTGTGTTCGAATGAGAGAGTCAATCTCAGAAAACTTAGTTGGCCCAACGATGAATAAAAGCACAATCTGCTCATATGCAACTTCTGAAGTAAAACATTCGTCATAATTGTTCATAATATCACGtgaaataataagaataaaaatgcAAGTGGAGAACAATGTCCAAATGTAtcttcgtttttttttcgcttttaaccaagttttttaaatcaaatttattatcgttagtacaaaaatattaattaaatttaaacgtCTCTGTAAACAATATTATACGACTTGCTGCTGAAgcagttttataaataaatttctaCCAAATCATATAAATGGAATAGAAATACGCAGCAATTTAACTCTGTAAGGTACCTTTTCAAACGCCGTCGCCTTTTTGTCAGAGTTTccagtttcaatttttaccgatgcGCATAAAGTACAATTTCTTTCAAGTTCATTGAATAACAATCCATGACAATCGTCCGTGCAATCCCGCATGCAAGTTGTCACATCTGTTGTTCTTAAAAATTTTAACACTACATGACAAGATAAGTCCTTCCTCATTTCGA is from Dreissena polymorpha isolate Duluth1 chromosome 14, UMN_Dpol_1.0, whole genome shotgun sequence and encodes:
- the LOC127857583 gene encoding uncharacterized protein LOC127857583, with the translated sequence MDMTFFLKCLIGYCITIIFVDHLTTGQQDSCSECTRFEMRKDLSCHVVLKFLRTTDVTTCMRDCTDDCHGLLFNELERNCTLCASVKIETGNSDKKATAFEKVKKKCGDQTPSVSTETSQKLCPPFENKKNGKVVGESLLEGATKNLTCHPGYSPRDRNNVVSQCKNSQWTKITECAIVCPTFENINNGKVEGDTLFEGATRNLTCNPGYSPRDRNAVLSLCQNGQWTKITECIKDCPPFENNSKGNVTGDSLFEGATRNLTCNTGYSPRDDNIVVSRCQNGHWTNITECVKDCPPFENNSKGNVTGDSLFEGATRNLTCDTGYSPRDDNIVVSRCQNGHWTNISECVKAHNVAVGKNSKQTDTANGRAAACGNDGNMSTCTETTSSDASWEVDLGGVFQIESVIVRGNEEGQWISRVLTFSSVYSPSSWSAQQIIGVANVFPVYGDEIQAWAPKDIDANQFLEFEFPNKVNVSKIDIYETYHAGGVKAVKCYDVTGTWITLWSTAQVSVIKHSRIFSPSFTSTTTCFSNHIRLDIDCSQANSWVEIDAVMLHGYKDVEVYLGLSDGVYSLEGFCNWILDGDCEVQVSGENLVQFVQVKMRPSEAPLQLCEVLVLGF